The following are encoded in a window of uncultured Ilyobacter sp. genomic DNA:
- a CDS encoding VOC family protein — translation MKIKALHHVCIQTDCYENSKKFYVEILGFEIIKETPRFHDRDYNTWLKLGDFMIELQTSKSGTIFSKWSSMNLGPVHLSFLVDNVEEAYENIKSVGYRKFKIKNGKEIYKVENGSLFKIKAPEGTEVEIRDKADI, via the coding sequence ATGAAAATAAAGGCACTGCATCATGTCTGCATTCAGACCGACTGTTATGAAAACTCCAAGAAATTTTATGTTGAGATTTTAGGATTTGAAATTATAAAAGAAACACCTAGATTCCATGATAGAGATTATAATACCTGGCTGAAACTAGGTGATTTTATGATAGAACTTCAGACATCTAAGTCAGGAACTATATTTTCAAAATGGAGTTCTATGAATTTAGGACCGGTACATCTATCTTTTTTAGTAGATAATGTCGAAGAGGCCTATGAAAATATAAAGTCAGTAGGATATAGAAAATTTAAGATCAAAAACGGTAAAGAAATTTATAAGGTGGAAAATGGATCTCTTTTTAAAATTAAAGCCCCTGAAGGTACTGAAGTAGAGATAAGAGATAAAGCTGATATCTAA
- a CDS encoding PH domain-containing protein: MVGPFDSKDIGTLKVKWAEKIDQFILEGETIENIFELDPDFAIMTNKRLIFLDKKIDIANTTGHELIFIRYDKIDSVAIEKLVGVFKFNKAIIYCNGHKHSVRFAKEDDILSFVKALSTKIN; encoded by the coding sequence ATGGTGGGACCGTTTGATTCAAAAGATATCGGAACACTTAAGGTAAAATGGGCAGAAAAGATCGATCAGTTTATTCTTGAGGGTGAAACAATAGAAAATATTTTTGAACTTGATCCTGATTTTGCAATTATGACAAATAAAAGACTTATATTTTTGGACAAAAAAATAGACATTGCCAACACAACTGGGCATGAACTCATTTTCATAAGATATGATAAGATTGATTCAGTTGCTATTGAAAAGCTCGTAGGAGTATTCAAATTTAATAAGGCTATTATTTATTGCAATGGCCACAAGCATTCAGTGAGATTTGCAAAAGAAGATGATATACTTTCTTTCGTAAAGGCCCTCAGTACAAAGATCAACTAA
- a CDS encoding peroxiredoxin translates to MKNSKDFTLPGSNGENISLSDFRGKNVILYFYPRDNTPGCTQEACDFREKHNDFKNSNTIVLGISKDTIQKHSNFINKFDLPFLLLSDADGKICEEYGVWKLKKMAC, encoded by the coding sequence ATGAAAAATTCAAAGGATTTTACCCTCCCCGGAAGTAACGGTGAGAATATATCGCTTTCTGATTTCAGAGGGAAAAATGTTATTCTATATTTTTATCCACGGGACAATACACCGGGCTGCACACAAGAGGCATGTGACTTCAGAGAAAAACACAATGACTTTAAAAATTCAAACACGATTGTTTTAGGGATAAGTAAAGACACAATTCAAAAACATTCTAATTTCATAAATAAATTTGATCTTCCATTTCTGCTTTTAAGTGACGCTGATGGAAAAATATGTGAAGAATATGGGGTTTGGAAATTGAAAAAAATGGCATGCTGA
- a CDS encoding aminoacyl-histidine dipeptidase, which produces MSDYLVNFARYRGLEVIQDNALNVIIKKEATLGYESVPGIILQGHMDMVWEKNQDTDFDFESKGIRLVVEDDWISADGTTLGADNGIALAFFLAILDSEDIPHPSLEILITSDEESGMTGAKSLSENSLRGKYLINIDTEEKGALYVSCAGGLRFTISIPFQLIPTRGENFFKIRITGLQGGHSGADIILQRGNAIKIMGMVLKKLSYKTDMFLVDVTGGSKTNVIPRESDAVVYIKNSYKNSIQKIMENINTELKNMLTLSDPNLTISVKKIDSGSYKSSLDKDSTKKLLDVILLHPNGVDTMSINIENLVESSLNLGKIRLEDKNIIMESAIRSSLDQRLDVIAERLMALASLSRGSFEAGSRYPAWNYKEDSELRKHMISVYNSLFGENPKIKAIHAGLECGLLGKKFPDVDMISFGPDIKGAHTPKEKLSISSTRKAWEFFLKVLKDSKKNL; this is translated from the coding sequence TTGTAAACTTTGCGAGGTATAGGGGGCTTGAAGTCATTCAGGACAATGCACTCAATGTCATAATAAAAAAGGAAGCTACTCTAGGCTACGAAAGTGTTCCCGGTATAATTCTTCAAGGACATATGGACATGGTTTGGGAAAAAAACCAGGATACAGACTTTGATTTTGAATCCAAAGGAATAAGGTTAGTGGTAGAAGATGATTGGATATCTGCTGATGGAACAACCCTCGGTGCCGACAACGGTATTGCTCTTGCTTTTTTTCTGGCAATTCTAGACTCAGAAGATATTCCACACCCGTCTTTAGAAATTCTTATCACCTCTGATGAAGAGTCAGGAATGACTGGGGCAAAATCTCTGTCAGAAAATTCTTTAAGAGGAAAATATCTCATAAATATAGACACAGAAGAAAAAGGAGCACTTTATGTCAGCTGTGCCGGAGGGCTTAGATTCACCATATCTATCCCTTTTCAGCTTATCCCAACTAGAGGAGAGAATTTTTTCAAGATAAGAATAACCGGTTTACAAGGAGGGCACTCAGGAGCTGATATAATCCTCCAGAGGGGAAATGCTATAAAAATAATGGGTATGGTTTTAAAAAAATTATCATATAAAACTGATATGTTTTTAGTTGATGTCACTGGGGGATCAAAAACGAATGTAATTCCTAGAGAATCAGATGCTGTTGTTTATATAAAAAATTCTTATAAAAATTCAATTCAAAAAATTATGGAAAATATAAATACTGAATTGAAAAACATGCTCACTCTATCTGATCCTAATTTAACAATCAGTGTTAAAAAAATAGATTCTGGTTCTTATAAAAGCTCTCTGGATAAAGACTCTACTAAAAAATTGTTAGACGTTATCCTCTTACATCCAAATGGAGTAGATACTATGAGCATAAATATTGAAAATCTTGTGGAATCTTCCTTAAATTTGGGTAAGATAAGATTGGAAGATAAGAATATAATAATGGAATCTGCTATCAGAAGTTCTTTAGATCAAAGGTTAGATGTCATTGCAGAAAGGCTCATGGCACTTGCTAGTCTCTCTAGAGGTTCTTTTGAAGCTGGATCTAGATACCCTGCCTGGAATTATAAAGAAGATTCAGAGCTTAGAAAACATATGATATCTGTATACAATAGCCTGTTTGGGGAAAATCCCAAAATAAAAGCCATACATGCAGGACTTGAATGCGGATTATTAGGAAAAAAATTTCCAGATGTAGATATGATCTCCTTCGGACCTGACATAAAAGGTGCCCACACTCCGAAAGAAAAGCTCTCAATCTCATCCACAAGAAAAGCTTGGGAATTTTTTTTGAAAGTTTTGAAAGATTCTAAAAAAAATCTTTAA